In Pelorhabdus rhamnosifermentans, the genomic window TGGGCGTATTTATCTAATGCTTCTTGCGTCATGGCGAGAAGCAGGTCCGGTTTGACTACTTTCGGATAATGAATGGCCTCTTCTGAAATAAGCACTTCTGATTTACTTGAGCCGCCTCTTGCTTCGGGTCCGTAGGACTGGGACTGGACGGCATTTTTCTTATCTAATATGGCGGCTTCGGCTAGGATGATGCCTGCCAGGATG contains:
- a CDS encoding 2-oxoacid:acceptor oxidoreductase family protein, with the translated sequence MKRLEMRLSGSGGQGLILAGIILAEAAILDKKNAVQSQSYGPEARGGSSKSEVLISEEAIHYPKVVKPDLLLAMTQEALDKYA